AATCGAGCGCGCAGCTAGAGTTTGCATGAACATACATCTTGCTGTCAATCGCACCTATCGGAACGGGCCCGTGACGGCCGGTGGGCACGGCCGGACCGTCAGAACGGGGAGGCCGGCCACCGGCCCGCCTCCCCGGCCCCGCACGGCCGGTTCAGACCGCGACGGGATAGCTCGGAGCCTTCTCCTCCGCCCACCGGGCGCCGGGCCCGAGCGGCGGCCTCGGCCCGTCGCCGCTCCCCTCGTCCGGACCGGGCCGGGAGCCCCGCCGGGCCGGGTCGGCCACCAGACGGCTGTAGATGAAGGCGGCCGACACCAGCGCCATGTGGTGGTGCCAGCCGGGGAACGAGCGGCCCTCGAAGTCCCGCAGCCCGAAGCGCCGTTGGAGCAGATCGACGGCCTCGCCGGTCGCCGGGTGCCGCTCCGCGTACCCTAAGAGCTCCTCCACCGGACGGTGCGCCATGTTGGTGATCCACAGCTGGCCCGGACCCTCCGGACGGCCGTCAGGCTGGGCGAACAGGCGGAGCGGCTGGGGTCTTTGGTCGGCCGCGACGACTCCGGGCGCCTGGACCATGCTGTCCTGGACCGGCCCCCGGCCGGGTCTCGCGGCGGCGGGACGGGCCTCCGCGCCCCGGTCGCTCAACACCCGGGCCGCCGCGATCACCGGCCGGCGCGCGCCGGAGGACTGCGGCTCCAGCGGGGCCAGCAGGAAGCCGTCGGGGATCGCGACGACGAAGTCCAGCCGGCGCTCGATCAGTCCGTCGAGCAGCCGGCGCGGGTCCAGGTAGCCGTCGAGGTCGACGACGACCGGCACGGGCTCGTACTGCGAACGCCGCACCACCACGTCGAGCACGTCGAGGAGTTGGCCCTCGGGCGAGGACGTGACGGTCCACGGGATGCGGGCGCGTTCGCGCAGGGGGCCCCGGGCCCACGGCTCGGGCAGGACGAGGCACCAGCCGACGGGAAGTTCGCCCGCGTCCGTCGACATGAAAACGGCCGCGCTCACCTGGCAGTTGACGGTGCGTCCGGTCTGCGGGATGAATCGGCGGTGCACTCCGCACGACTTCTCACCGCGCTTGGGCAGGACCACGGGGGCGGCCGTCCAGGCCCTGGGCCGGACCTGGGCTTCGGCCCACCGGCGCAACTGGTCGCACACCGGCTCCCACTCCCAGGGGCTCTCGTTGATGAACTGGTGCAGGGCCTGCGATGCCGTCGGGGAGTCACACGCCACGGCCGCGAGCCGGCGGATGGACTTCTTGCCGGGTGTCCTGAGGAGGCCGTTGACGTACGCGTGGGCCCACCTGCGCTGGTCGGCCCTGCGCAGGTGGCCGAAGAGCTGATCCGTGAACAGGGCCACGGAGTCCCATCCCCTCATAGTTTCCCCTCCGGTGTCGCGGCTGCGAAATTTCCGCACGGCCACCCACATTAAGGAGTGACCACTATTTTTTTCCGGGGGAAAAGGGATTCCGGCCGCCACTTCGCCAACTCCCCGCGCGCCGTGGCGCGATCGCGGCGGACCGGATCGCGAAACGGCACGAACGGGTCCGGTTGGCGGACGGTATCCTCGCGGTGGCACGCGGGTCGATCGGCCCGTGGCCTCGGGAGTCGTGCGCCTTCCGGGGTTCCCGGGACGGCCCCGCGGCCGCGGGCGTCCGGCGGGGTCACGCGTGGTCGTCCTTGGGGGTCGTGGTGAACAGGCGTCCGTAGTCGGTGATGCCGTGGGCGGTGGCGGCGGCACCGGCGAGGTGGAGGGCGTGCCAGAGGATCACCTGGTTCGCGGTGACGACGTCGAAGCCGAGCTCCTGCTCCAGGGCCCTGATGGTGCCGACCGCCCGGATTCCGTTGCCGGCCACCAGGACGGCCTCCGGCCGGTGGGCGGCCACCGTGGTGCGGATCCACTCCGACAGGTTCTCGGGCGTGATGGCCTTCTGGTTCGAGGGCAGCCCGCAGGGGCCGTGGTGGACGACGTCGTACCCGAACTCGCGGAAGTAGTCCGCACCTCGGCCCGACAGCGTGTCGTCGAACCACGGCGGGTTGACCACCGCGATGCGGCGGGCGCCGAGCGCGTCGAAGGCGGCGCGGGCGGCCTTGGTGGTCCCGGTGATCGGCAGGCCCCGGGTGACGGGCAGCAGCCGCTCGTACAGCTCCCGCTCGCCCCGGGCCTTCAACGCGTAGCTGGAGGAGGTGAAGCCCAGGGCGAGCGCGTGCAGCGGGGAGGCCGCCAGCAGTTCCACGGCGTTGTCCAGGTACGGCGCCTGGACGAAGGACAGGATCGGGTCGTACGGGATCTTCTCGTCCATCTCGCCGCCCGCGCGCATGGCGGCGAAGTGGACGCGCGAGCCGTGGACGGACACCGTGGCCGGGGCGACGGCCTGCAGTTCGGCCTCGGGGCCGACGTCCGCGTGCGGCACGACGACGCCGATGCGGGTCGAGGCGTCCCATCCGTCGACGGGCGAAGGGGTGCTGGTCACGGGCTTCTCTCCTACCGGGTGGGGGCGGACTCGTCGGCCAGGCGGCCACCGCTGACGGTGCCGGTGCCGCCGGCGT
This is a stretch of genomic DNA from Kitasatospora fiedleri. It encodes these proteins:
- a CDS encoding IS701 family transposase, encoding MALFTDQLFGHLRRADQRRWAHAYVNGLLRTPGKKSIRRLAAVACDSPTASQALHQFINESPWEWEPVCDQLRRWAEAQVRPRAWTAAPVVLPKRGEKSCGVHRRFIPQTGRTVNCQVSAAVFMSTDAGELPVGWCLVLPEPWARGPLRERARIPWTVTSSPEGQLLDVLDVVVRRSQYEPVPVVVDLDGYLDPRRLLDGLIERRLDFVVAIPDGFLLAPLEPQSSGARRPVIAAARVLSDRGAEARPAAARPGRGPVQDSMVQAPGVVAADQRPQPLRLFAQPDGRPEGPGQLWITNMAHRPVEELLGYAERHPATGEAVDLLQRRFGLRDFEGRSFPGWHHHMALVSAAFIYSRLVADPARRGSRPGPDEGSGDGPRPPLGPGARWAEEKAPSYPVAV
- a CDS encoding maleate cis-trans isomerase family protein, with translation MTSTPSPVDGWDASTRIGVVVPHADVGPEAELQAVAPATVSVHGSRVHFAAMRAGGEMDEKIPYDPILSFVQAPYLDNAVELLAASPLHALALGFTSSSYALKARGERELYERLLPVTRGLPITGTTKAARAAFDALGARRIAVVNPPWFDDTLSGRGADYFREFGYDVVHHGPCGLPSNQKAITPENLSEWIRTTVAAHRPEAVLVAGNGIRAVGTIRALEQELGFDVVTANQVILWHALHLAGAAATAHGITDYGRLFTTTPKDDHA